CGGACGTGGGGTTTACTCCCACGACCTACCCGGCCCGCACTGTACAGTCAGGCAGATGTCTACCCTAGCCGCCACCGCATCGTATGGTTTCGCACCACCGTTCCAGATCATTGCGCTGccaagcaagtcttctccatccctcctttcggcgtgcatcgtgagaagggacagcaggccttcggaaccccgcctctcgtgatcctgtacgagagaggggcgatcaggtttttggggagcgcactcgcgcgactgctggcagcgacgacttcgccaacgacgacttcttccccgacctagGCAACCTCATCCTCGATGACATGGGCGACAACACCAACGCCGGCGGTGCTGTTcccgctgcaccgtatgtgattctatccttcTTGTTCGAGAtagtggtagaattcatgtttctagtatgtgTCCTAGATGTGAtatgttcatctactatgctagttcgcatgattagtttaatctctgctaTTGTTGTCATGATTTATGTTCTGTTTATTTGGATTAAATCTTGTAGTAATTTGCTCATTTTCCAACACCTACTACACATAGTGGTGCATAAAAGTTTGCCCCTCCCCCTCCAATTTACATGCCGCCCTCAGTTTGCATATTATCCATTGAAGATTAATTACAGGCACAATCAATAGTTTTTCTCACTCTAAAATCAAAAGGTTATAAACAAAGAAGACTTTGATGTGTTTCGCATACAGTCTTCTACTTATCTATTATAAAACTGGACACCAATGGTTTGCACTTACCGATCGACATCAACTTTGGTATTAATTTATTCCCAATATAAAGGATCAAATTTACAAATCTCATCCCGGTTTCGTTGTGATAAACACAATGAATCATCaactcaaaaaagaaaagaaaaagacaaCCAATCAACCAAAAAGTCACTGCCCAGGACACAAATACATTGTCCAATTATTGAAAAGGGCATTCAGTTTTTTTTTTGCAAGATGAAAAGGGCATTCAGTTAGAGTATCACAttaaacaacacatgcatcaagCTTCTCCACGAAGAAGAAACAGCACACAAATCCGGCAGAAAAACAGCCGCTTGCAATTGCTTTACCATAAAGTTATTGCTTTCTCAACTTCAAGAAAAAAGTTATTGCTTTTTTTATTTGCTTACCAGCTGTCACATGGGGCCCAATCAATATGCGTGTCCCGTAGCTCCGCCAGCCTTCTATTTATGCTCTCTCCCATGGACGGAGAGAGGCATCCAGAAGCAGAAGCAAAGCTCACACAAAGTCACAAGAATGATGAACCCAAAGAGCCGTGTCCAAGAGTGGGTGGCCGACCACATCGAGCTCATCCCGGGGATGCCCGACGACGTCGCCGTCGACTGCCTGGCGCGCGTCCCGCACGGGTCCTACCGCTCGATGCGCCGCGTGTGCCGCGGCTggcggagcgccgccgccgccccggagtTCGCCCTGGCGCGCGCCGAGGCCGGTGCCAACGAGGATCTGGTCTTTCTCATGCAGTTTGGCAACCCGGTGGCCGGGGACGACGGGGCGCCCGAGAACACCCCGGCGTACGGCGTGGCCGTGTACAACGTCACCACCGGGGAGTGGCACCGCGAGAGCTCGGCGCCGCCGGTGCCGATGTTCGCCCAGTGCGCGGCCGTGGGCACCCGCGTCGCCGTGATGGGCGGCTGGGACCCCAAGACCTTCGAGCCCGTGGCGGACGTCAACGTGCTGGACGCCGCCACCGGCGTCTGGCGCCGCGGCGCGCCGATGCGGTCCGCGCGGTCCTTCTTCGCCTGCGCCGAGGCCGGGGGCAAGATCTATGTCGCCGGCGGCCATGACAAGCTCAAGAACGCGCTAAAGACGGCCGAGGCGTACGACGCGGAGGCCGACGGCTGGGACCCGCTCCCGGACATGTCGGAGGAGCGCGACGAGTGCGACGGCATGGCCACCGTCGCCGGCGACCGGTTCCTGGCCGTGAGCGGGTACCGCACGGGGCGTCAGGGAGGATTCGAGCGGGACGCCGAGTGGTTCGACCCGGCGACACGCGAGTGGCGCCGCTTGGAGCGCGTGCGCGCACCGCCTTCGGCGGCTCACGTGGTGGTGCGCGGGCGGGTGTGGTGCATCGAGGGCACGGCCGTGATGGAGTGGCGCGGGGAGCGCCGTGGCTGGCTCGAGGTGGGCCCTTACCCGCCTGGTCTGAAGGCCGGCACGGCGCGCGCGGTCGccgtcggcggcggcgagcgcgtggTGGTGACCGGCGCCATCGAGTccgagggaggcggcggcgggcacgCGCTGTGGGTGTTCGACGTCAAGTCCAAGAACTGGACCGTGGTGCGCCCTCCGCCGCAGTTCGCCGGCTTCGTCTTCTCCCTGGCCTCCGTCCGCGTGTGATGAGAACCCTCCCCGGCGCCGCTCCCGACCAAGAagactactactactactagcgAGTATGTATGCATGTTCTTGAGTTGCAGTGCTTCTGCCATTGATGGATCTGAGATCCGCGATCTCATCGCCTGAGATCTGCGCATCCCGGATGAATCATCGccaggaaaaaagaagaaaaaaacaggaGGCATCAATCATCGCCaagaagaaaacaacaaaaataacTAGAGGATTGTAGCTTGTCCTGTCAGATCTGTGCGCTCTAGTCACCATGGTTGTGAACTCTCCTCCCTCCCCTCTTCTGCTGTTGAGACAGCCTGCCATTTCTGTTGTTGAGACAGCGTGGTGTTTTGGTTCTACAGTATGATATTAGCAATGAGTCGCTGTACATATTATTGTGAGTTGGAAGATCATATCATGTGGTTTCTCCATAGTTCTGTCCAGATCCAGTTCTGCTACTGCTGCTCACAGAGGCTGGTACGCCATCTCAAATGTCCATCTGCTTCGCGGCTGAAGAACACACCTCTCGATGTCGATGCCGGTGGCTCGCCGCCGTCGAGCAATCATCTTTACGTTTCTTTCCATACAATCTTCAATTTTCATACTACTATCTCGCGTCCTATTCAATTGGTGCTcgatcgccgccgccccggctgctGAACCCGAAGAGGAGCTGACCTTGCCAGCCGATTCTTTCTATAATTAATATAATCGCTAGGTGAGGCCTCGCACTCCACGCAACAGCAAACCGGCCAGCTATGCGTCCCCATCCGTTTCTCCTCCCACGTCGCCATCCAAGGATATGAACGAACGGAAATGAGGTCGCCACCGATTATGGCGTCCGTGCTTGGCCCACGGTTTTGGACCGCGCGGACGGCCCTCCACTGTAGCGGCTTTTATTATCGGGAGCAGTCCTGACGCCGCTAGGTTGCTGTTAGctgcatccatccatccatcttcTTGGCATGGGCAACGTGAAATTTGCAGGGGACGCACGGATATCATGCCATGCTGCGCAATCCCAATGAAACCGATTGCGAGGACGATCGGTTCTTCTTCTCTTCTAGCTTGATGTATGTTTTTTTTCGTCAAGTTTGGATTGCTTACCACGAGTGTCACCATGTAGCTTGATGTATGTAACCCTGCTAGTATAATATACACTCCTTGTTAGACAATAAATGAGGTTCTTTTCTTTCTTTGCAACGGGACACAGGCCAAAGGAGGATGACAGGCATGATGGCGTCCGTGTTTTGTTGTTGGTAAGCTTACCGAGCGGACCACTTTCTTTTGAGGTGTAACTAGGGATTTATTCAAAATTCAAAGAGTTTGGAATACAAATGATGTCTGGGACAGTCCCTAGCCACACATGGCGGCCCACGTCAAGAGTCGACGCGGCCTTAGCTAATCTATGAGCCTCACTAATACATTTCCTTGGTTCATGACGAAAGACAACATGCTCAAAATTCCTTCTGCGAATAACTATTTCATGCAGCTGGCGCATAAACTGCAGTTGTGTCTCGGCTCATATTGGTGATTACTTCGACACAATCAGAGGCAATTAGAAGTCGCTGAACATGTAGGTCCTGGCCCAAGGCCAATGCCTCATTGCATGCCCACGCCTCCAGATTAGCTGGATCAGAGAGTCCATCGAACACAACAGCTGATGCTCCAAGGAAGGTTCCATTGCAGTCTCTGCAAATAGCTGCTGATGCACCTTCGTTTCCACTACGAGATAAACCTCCATCTACATTTATTTTCACTTCTGTTTCTGCCGGTGGAAGCCACCCCCGACGCACCCGGCGCGGCGGCGCTCCTGCATTAGCTTTGGTAGAGAAGCAGCAGCGATCTCCAGGTCCTGCAGGTAGCGATTTATGAAACTAATCGTAGATAAGGGACTCCGAAACTCATTGTCATGGATGGCTTTCCTCCTAGCCCACCAGATAGACCACATTGTGATTAGCACACGGGCTAGGTCATGTCGAGGTAGCGTGTCAAACAGCCAAAAGAGCCATTGTCTTGCGACTTCAGATTGATTTGATATCACATGCTCAAGAATTCCTTCATCTCCCAAAGACCAGACACACCGAGCCATCCGGCAGTTGAGAAGAGAATGACGCCAGTTATCTTCTGTCGCCGAGCATATCGCGCATGTCGGACCACTTTATCACATGTTTATGGCTTTTTCTTGCAATTGTCCAACGATTAggccttgttttttctttttGCGCGAGCGCTAAAAAGAGGGTTTCCCATAGCACacttacatgggcctggcccatcGCACCTCCCATCACTCTACGGCCGTGATCACTACCCCGTGTAGTCTAGCGTACGTAGTACTCCATACTTTCCTAAAAAAAGTACTCCATACTTTCCTCAAAAAAAATACCCCATACGATCTAtacctccctccccccccccccccgcacgcgcgttttttttatttttctttttctgtttcaGGTTTAGTTTTTCTTCTGGTTTCCTTTCGTTTTTTTACATTTTTATACTCTTCTGTATTATAAACATTATTCTAATATATGTTGAATATATTTCAAATACACACTGAAAATTCTTTCATATACGTTGATTTTCTTTTTCCAAACACACACTGAACAATTTTTTAATATACGGTGACATTTTTCCAAATGCACATTGAACTAATATGTAATATATGATGAACTTTTAGTTTACATTGAAGTTTTTCTCTATGTATGGGTAACTTTTTTTAAAATATATATGGTGAAACATTTACCAATACACATTGAACATATTTAGAATGTACGCTGAACActtctaaaaataaataaaatgatAGAAGAGGAAAATAAAAATACTGGTAAAAAAACCAAAAAATGATTATATATTCAAAAAAGTTTTTTGAAAAAATTCATGAATTTTACAattgttcacgaatttgaaacaTATTGcagtaagttcaaaaaatcttTACTAATTTGATAAACGTGCACATAtctgaaaaatgttaaatgtttaTAAATTCCCAAAGATGTTGGTGAATTGAAAATAAattcatgtatttaaaaatgttcacgggttcaaaaaatgttcgtgaattcaAAATATTTTCACGACAAATTCTAAAATAGAAAATATACATCTTTGGATCACACCAAATTTGAGTGTTTAGGATTGCAAAATAGGAAATAAAATATAGTGCAGAGAGCAACGGAGAAACAAGAAAACCATATTATTTTGTTTTTCAGTCAACTATACATTTTaaggtttttctttttcttggaaaGAACCAAAATACCATACATATGTGCAATTATGTTTGGAActtaaaaagaagaaaaaaacaaataGCAAGTTTGTTTGGTCAAGTAGAAAGATGGATATTTTAGGTTGTCTTGGTGGAAAAAAATCAGGATGAGTTATGAGTCGAGGATGGACTTGCAAGTGAGGTAAGAAAAGGGGTTCGACCCAATTGCAAGTTGACGGTGACTTTGCAAGTAAGGCAAAATAAATGGTTGGACCTAGTTACGAgtcgatggtggacttgcaactggaaCACAGAAAACTTTTGGCCTAGTTATGAgtcaagggtggacttgcaaGTGAGGCAGAAAAATAGGAGACGAGCTTGGTTGCGAATTGAGGATAGACTTGCAACTAAGGCAAAAAAAGGGCCAGGACAGATAGTGCCGAGTTGCCATTCGATTGTGAACCTGCAACGGAGACGAAAACTTTGGGGTCAATTGTGAgttgagggtggacttgcaaaTGATGCAGAAAAAATGGGTCAGGCTCGTAGCGAGTTGAGGGGAAACTTACAACTGAGGCAAACAAAGGGTTGGGCCAGATTGAGgccagttgcgagtcgatgatAGACTCACAACTA
This genomic window from Aegilops tauschii subsp. strangulata cultivar AL8/78 chromosome 4, Aet v6.0, whole genome shotgun sequence contains:
- the LOC109781901 gene encoding F-box/kelch-repeat protein At2g44130 produces the protein MGPNQYACPVAPPAFYLCSLPWTERGIQKQKQSSHKVTRMMNPKSRVQEWVADHIELIPGMPDDVAVDCLARVPHGSYRSMRRVCRGWRSAAAAPEFALARAEAGANEDLVFLMQFGNPVAGDDGAPENTPAYGVAVYNVTTGEWHRESSAPPVPMFAQCAAVGTRVAVMGGWDPKTFEPVADVNVLDAATGVWRRGAPMRSARSFFACAEAGGKIYVAGGHDKLKNALKTAEAYDAEADGWDPLPDMSEERDECDGMATVAGDRFLAVSGYRTGRQGGFERDAEWFDPATREWRRLERVRAPPSAAHVVVRGRVWCIEGTAVMEWRGERRGWLEVGPYPPGLKAGTARAVAVGGGERVVVTGAIESEGGGGGHALWVFDVKSKNWTVVRPPPQFAGFVFSLASVRV